A DNA window from Engystomops pustulosus chromosome 10, aEngPut4.maternal, whole genome shotgun sequence contains the following coding sequences:
- the LOC140104194 gene encoding pancreatic alpha-amylase-like, with amino-acid sequence MKFLLLLLVSGLCYAQYNPNFRSGRTTMVHLFEWRWADIAAECERYLGPNGFAGVQISPPNENLIITSPNRPWWERYQPISYKLCTRSGNEQQFRDMVTRCNNQGVYIYVDAIINHMCGAGGGSGTRSTCGSSYNTGNRDFPAVPYSRLDFNDGKCKSGSGDIENYNDAYQVRDCRLVSLLDLALEKDYVRGKIAAYMNNLISIGVAGFRLDASKHMWPGDINAITSRLNNLNTQWFPSGSRPFIYQEVIDLGGEAIKASEYYGNGRVTEFKYGAKLGNVIRKWNGERMSYLRNWGEGWGFMPNDRALVFVDNHDNQRGHGAGGASILTFFDARLYKMGVGFMLAHPYGVARVMSSYRWTRNFVNGQDVNDWIGPPMNSDGSTKAVTINADSTCGNDWVCEHRWRQIKNMVIFRNTVNGQGLTNWWENGGNQIAFGRGNRGFIVFNNESFNMDVTLNTGLPAGTYCDVISGQKEGTRCTGTQITVSSTGSARFTIASSAADPFIAIHVNAKL; translated from the exons ATGAagttccttcttcttcttctggtgTCCGGGCTTTGCTATGCCCAGTACAACCCAAACTTCAGGTCTGGCAGGACCACTATGGTCCACCTGTTTGAGTGGCGCTGGGCTGATATTGCTGCAGAATGTGAGAGATACCTAGGACCTAATGGATTTGCTGGAGTACAG ATCTCCCCTCCCAATGAGAACCTGATTATTACCAGCCCCAATCGACCATGGTGGGAAAGATACCAACCCATCAGCTACAAGCTCTGCACCCGTTCTGGAAATGAGCAACAGTTCAGGGACATGGTGACCAGATGTAACAACCAAGGG GTCTACATTTATGTGGATGCCATCATCAACCATATGTGTGGAGCTGGTGGAGGCTCTGGCACACGTTCTACTTGTGGAAGCTCCTACAATACTGGAAACAGAGATTTTCCTGCTGTGCCTTATTCTCGGCTGGATTTTAATGATGGAAAATGCAAATCTGGAAGTGGTGACATTGAGAACTATAATGATGCTTATCAG GTAAGAGATTGCCGTCTTGTGAGTCTCCTGGACTTGGCACTAGAGAAGGACTATGTGCGTGGAAAGATTGCTGCCTATATGAACAATCTCATCAGTATTGGTGTGGCTGGCTTCAGGCTCGACGCTTCTAAACATATGTGGCCCGGTGACATCAATGCCATTACCAGCAGACTCAACAACTTAAATACTCAGTGGTTCCCCAGTGGAAGTCGTCCCTTCATCTACCAAGAG GTCATTGATCTGGGTGGAGAAGCTATTAAAGCAAGTGAGTACTATGGAAATGGACGTGTGACAGAATTCAAGTATGGAGCCAAACTGGGAAATGTAATTCGTAAGTGGAATGGAGAAAGGATGTCCTATCTGAG GAACTGGGGAGAAGGATGGGGTTTTATGCCCAATGATAGAGCCCTGGTATTTGTAGACAACCACGATAACCAGAGAGgacatggagcaggaggagcctcCATCCTCACCTTCTTTGACGCTCG CCTTTACAAGATGGGTGTTGGCTTCATGTTGGCTCATCCCTATGGAGTTGCTCGTGTGATGTCTAGTTATCGCTGGACAAGAAACTTTGTTAATGGACAG GATGTCAACGATTGGATTGGACCACCAATGAACTCTGATGGATCAACCAAGGCAGTCACCATTAATGCTGACTCCACCTGTGGAAATGACTGGGTCTGTGAGCACAGATGGCGCCAGATTAA GAACATGGTTATTTTCCGTAATACAGTTAATGGCCAAGGTTTGACTAACTGGTGGGAAAATGGAGGAAATCAAATTGCTTTTGGACGTGGAAATAGAGGATTCATTGTCTTCAATAATGAGAGctt TAATATGGATGTCACCTTGAATACTGGACTGCCTGCTGGCACTTACTGTGATGTCATCTCTGGACAGAAGGAAGGAACCCGTTGTACTGGCACCCAGATCACAGTAAGCAGCACTGGCTCGGCTCGTTTTACTATCGCCAGTTCTGCTGCAGACCCCTTCATTGCCATTCATGTCAATGCCAAATTGTAA